A region of the bacterium genome:
CCAGTTTTTTCGCAGGTATAAGGCTTAGCATTCGAATCACCACAATTTCCCGGCGAAAATTGCCGCGAAATTTGAATTTTACTAGACCTTCAGCTCAATGTCAACGCCGCTTGGCAAATCCAGCGAACTGAGGCTTTCAATCGTTTGCGCAGTTGGTTGCAGGATATCGATCATGCGTTTGTGAATGCGCATTTCGAATTGCTCGCGGCTTTTCTTGTCCACGTGCGGACTTCTGTTGACGCAAAAAACTTTGCGCTCGGTCGGCAGCGGAATT
Encoded here:
- the rpsJ gene encoding 30S ribosomal protein S10, coding for MAQRIRIRLKSYDYKVLDQSVERIVQTAQRTGVKLVGPIPLPTERKVFCVNRSPHVDKKSREQFEMRIHKRMIDILQPTAQTIESLSSLDLPSGVDIELKV